The genomic DNA ACTCTTTCGCCGGATCGGAGTCCACCACGATGCCGCTGCCGGCGAAAAAGTCCAGAAACTCCGTTTCCACATCGAAGATCGCCGTGCGGATGGCGATGGAGGAGTCCATGTTCCGACGGTCGCGGATCACCGCCATAGCCCCGCAGTACACGTTTCGCGTGTGCGGTTCCAGTTCCTCGATGATCTCCATGGACCGCTTTTTGGGGCAGCCCGTGATGGACCCGCCCGGAAATGCGTCGAAGAATAGGTCCAGGCAGTCCCTGTCCGCACGCAGTGTTCCGCGCACGTCCGAGTACATCTGCAACAGGTTGTCCACCGCGAAGACGGATTTGTGGTTCTCCACCCGGACCGACCCGTACTCGCTGTTTGCGGAGATGTCGTTGCGGATCAGGTCCACGATCATGGACAGTTCCGCGGACTCCTTGTCCGAGCTTTTGAGTAAGTTCTCGGCAACTGTCCGGTCGCCCTCAAGGCGCGCCGTGCCCTTGATGGGCTGGGACAGGATTTGTCCGTCGGACACCCGGAGGAACCGTTCGGGCGAGGTGGACAATATCCGCCTGGGGCCGCTGGAGAACCATGCGTAGAACGGCGCGGGATGGCGGCGTCGCAGGGTCAGCAGCAGGGCCAGGGGATCGAGGCCCGGACAGCGCCGGGAGAACCGGGTGGACAGGTTGAGCTGGTAGGTGTGCCCGGACAGGATGCGTTCCAGGGTCTCGCGGACCCCGGCTTCATAACCCGCCCGGTCGAGCGAAGCCGTCGGGGGCGTCTCGGGGAAGGCGGGCATGGCGGGCGCGGAGTCGGCGTCCGGAGTCCGTTCCAGGGCTGCGGCGAGGTCCCGGGCCAGGGACGCGGAACGAGCCTGGATTCGGGCCGCGCCGTTGTCGAATTTGATGGTCGCCGCGTATTTTCTGAGGTGCCCCAAAGGACCGCCGCGTTTTTTGGCCGACCCCACGCCGCGCAGGAGCATTCCGAAATCGTAGCTGATGAAGCCGAAGGTTGGACCGGGCGTGCCGAAGCAGAACGCCTTCGCGTTGTCGGGCGTGGTCTTGTCGGTGAAGATCAGTTCGGCCACTGGCTCCACGCCGACCAGGGATTCGGTTTGGGCGGGGAAACCGTCCGTGGACAGGAGCATGTCGGCCCCCTGCGTGCGGGCCAGCTCGCCTGCGAAACGGTCGAACCGTTTGCGGCTAGCGGAGACCGAGATAGTCGAGAGCGAAGTCAATGAACCAGCCTCCGTCGCGGGAGAGAAAGGATTCGGGATGGAACTGGCAGCCGATGACCCGTTGCGTCCTGCTGCCCATGCACATGACGATTCCGTCCCTGTTGGCGGCCAGAACGTCCAGCCCGGCACCCGGCTCCGTCACGTGCAGCGAATGATACCGGGCCACCACGTGTTCCGCGCCGTCCATGAACAGGGTGTCGGTCTTGCCGTGCACGCAGCCGTGAAGCCTGCCCGTGAGGCCGCCGAACCGCTCGTTGACGATCTGCATCCCGAGGCATACCCCGAGAATCGGCTTTTCGGCCGAAAACACCCGATCGTAGCCGAGGTATTCCGAGGGCGCGCCCGGGCCGGGTGAGATGACGAGCAGGTCGCGGGCTTCGAGATCGGCGTCCTTCAGCCTGGCGTACGGCGTCACCTCCACCGTTGCGCCGGGCACGGAGGCCGCGAGCAGGTGCTCCAGGTTCCTGGTGAAGCTGTCGTCGTTGTCGATGAGCAGAATATTCATGGCGTGCGGCCTGCCCGATTCGCCCGCGCCTGCGGACGGGACGGGAGCCCCGGTGGCGGGGCTCAGGCCTTGTCCTTCACCTGGCGGAAGAATTCCTGGAGAAATTCGGGGCTGGTCCGCGTGTGGTTCACGTCCAGCCGGTCCAGCAGGATCACGAGATTGCCGCGAGGCGTGGTGGTGGAGGTGAAATGGAGGGCGTGAGTGTCGCCGTCGGACGCGGTCACGGTGAATATCCAGGTGTTTTCCTTCCTGGTCCAGTTGGCGTCGGCTCCGTCGGTTTCGTCAACCAGGATGGAAAGGAATCCGGCCAGGGGGAGCCTGCCGGGAACGCCGAGGAATTCGCCCTGGTCGTTGCGGATGACAATGGGCGTGCCGAGGAAGGCGTCGGACGGGCGCTCGGGGGAGGGCTGGTCGTCCTGCTCCAGGGCGTAGGAGGCCACATCGCCTTCGGGGCCGCGCACGTTGACGATCTTGCGCGCCCGTATTTTCGGCTCCGGAGCGGACTGGGGTGCGGCCTCGGCCGTAGGTTCGGCCGCAGGTTCGGGGGCGGCTTCGGGCGCGTCGCCGGGAATTACGGGCGCGGCGGTCCGTTCGAGAATTCGGGAGAAGAAAGCCTTGTTTTCGGCCTCGATCTCAAGGAGCTTTTCCAGGGCGGTTTCGACTTTGCGCAGCCTGTGCTCGGCCTTGGCCTGGGCCGTGGCCAGTCCGGCCATGCCCTGCATCATCTGCCCGGCCGTGGCGAAGAAGCGTTCGAGATATTCCTGCGAGACGCCGGCCGAGAACGCGGCGGACTGCTCCGGGGCGGGGTCTGCGTTCCGGGCGCGGCGTTGCCGTGCGGGCCGGTCTTCCTTGAAGTGTTCCTTGAGGACCTTGTAGGTCTCGTTGACGGACATGCCCTTGGCGAAGCAGTCGCGGATCTTGAGGCAGATCTCGCCCGCCTCGGACTTGAAGCGGATGGGCTTGCCGCGCGTCAGCACCGGGATGAAGCCGGGGAACTTGCGCCGGTAGCTCTTGATGGTGGTTTCGGAGACGCCGCAGAGCGCGGCCAGATCCTTATGTGTATAAATATCTGCCATGATAGCTGTTCATCCTCGGGTTTGTGAGGGCGGTGTCCCTGGTGGCCAGGGCGAGACGCCGGGGCCGATTGCGGAACCGGGTGTCCCAGACGCAGGAAACCGTCTTCGGGCGTATGTTTTCGGTATGGGTGAGCGTGTGCGTTTCGCCAAGCCTGACAACCACTTTTCGGGGTGCGGAACCAAATGCGAGTCTGATCATCTGTCCTCCTTGTGTGGAAATCGGCACCAATCGTCACCCTTGTAAATAAAGGAAATTCAAGGAACGAAACTTACCGATATATTATCTAGAAAACATCTAGACGTCAAGGCGGGCAAGCTCTGTGGACCGCGCTTTGGCCCTGTGCGGCCGAGTCTCGGGCACGATCAATTGGTCTTGAAGGAGATGTTGGCCACCTCGCTTTTCTTTACCTCGGTCAGCTTGCGTTCATACCGGTCGTCCAGGACATAGAAGGCATAGGTGCCGGGCTGTTCGCTGCCCAGGTATAGGTTGGCGTCCTCGAATGCCCACTCCTTGCCCCGGTTATTGGTGATGGTAAAGGTGTGCGGGTCTTTGAAGACGATGGACTGCCAGCTCATGAGGTCCCGGAAGCGGGTCAGGCTGATGACTGTGGAGGAGCGGCCGTTGAGCTTGCCGGAGATGTATATCCAGTAGTTGCCCAACTTTTCCAGCCCGTCGATTACAAGGGTGGAGCCGTTGGTCAGTTGGATTTGGCCGATCGGGCCTTCCGGGATGGTTTCGGTGATGGCGAGCGAGGAGACGGGCTGCCCGTTCGACGGGGCGGCGGATTCCCGGGCGGCCGGGGCCTCGTCGGGAACGGGAAGTTGCGCGGCTTCGTCTTTCGAGGAGCAGGCCGTCAGGGCCAGCGCGAGCATCAGGGCAAGCAGCAGGGTTCGCATGTGTCCTCCATGGGGGTTTTTGCCCTTCGGTTTTAGCAGGGAACGAGCCGGGAATCCAGGGTTGTATGCGCGTCCGGCCTGTTGGAAAGGACGCGGTTGCATGGTGTCGGGACGTGAGTGGGATGGGGCGGCCTGTCGCTGCGGGATGTCCTGTGCTAGGTGATATGCTATGAGAGAAGGAAGCCATGTTCGGGAGATATGTTTTTATGCGGTGGTGCTCTTCGGAAGCACCTGGCTGCTTATGCGTATGGACGCTTACGAGTCCCTGCACGAGTGGAGCCGTGCGCATGAACACTGGGAGCTGGATGAACTGGCTCTGACCCTGTTCGGCATCCTGATCTGCCTCGCGCTTTTCGCCTTCAACAGGGTTCGCGATTTGAAAAAAGGGGCTGCGCTGCTGGAGGATTCACGCCGGGACCTGGCCAAGGCCCATGAGGAATTGCGCGTCCTGCACCAGTCCAGGGAGACCTTCCTGACCACTGCCTGTCATGAGTTGAAGAGCCCGCTGGTCGGCATCGTGAACGCCCTGGAGCTCATGCAGTTGTCCGGGGACGACGACGAGCGCAGTGAACTGATCGAGCTGACCTGGATGGCGGCCAGGAAGTTGGGCGTTTTGGTGGACGGCGTACTTGAATTTTCCCGTCAGGAGTCCCTGTCTCTGTCCCGTGGCGTGTTCTCCCCGGCCGAACTGATCGAGTCCGTCCGGGATATGTCCCGGCTTCAGGCCAGGAGCGAAGGGCTCTCCGTGTCAGCTCAAGTGGCCGAGGGCACGCCCGCCCTGGTGTACGGGAGCGAGTCGGTTCTGCGGCTGGTGGCCCTG from Pseudodesulfovibrio thermohalotolerans includes the following:
- a CDS encoding anthranilate synthase component I family protein, translated to MTSLSTISVSASRKRFDRFAGELARTQGADMLLSTDGFPAQTESLVGVEPVAELIFTDKTTPDNAKAFCFGTPGPTFGFISYDFGMLLRGVGSAKKRGGPLGHLRKYAATIKFDNGAARIQARSASLARDLAAALERTPDADSAPAMPAFPETPPTASLDRAGYEAGVRETLERILSGHTYQLNLSTRFSRRCPGLDPLALLLTLRRRHPAPFYAWFSSGPRRILSTSPERFLRVSDGQILSQPIKGTARLEGDRTVAENLLKSSDKESAELSMIVDLIRNDISANSEYGSVRVENHKSVFAVDNLLQMYSDVRGTLRADRDCLDLFFDAFPGGSITGCPKKRSMEIIEELEPHTRNVYCGAMAVIRDRRNMDSSIAIRTAIFDVETEFLDFFAGSGIVVDSDPAKEYLETLAKAEKFLSLEKT
- a CDS encoding aminodeoxychorismate/anthranilate synthase component II, with the translated sequence MNILLIDNDDSFTRNLEHLLAASVPGATVEVTPYARLKDADLEARDLLVISPGPGAPSEYLGYDRVFSAEKPILGVCLGMQIVNERFGGLTGRLHGCVHGKTDTLFMDGAEHVVARYHSLHVTEPGAGLDVLAANRDGIVMCMGSRTQRVIGCQFHPESFLSRDGGWFIDFALDYLGLR
- a CDS encoding helix-turn-helix domain-containing protein, which produces MADIYTHKDLAALCGVSETTIKSYRRKFPGFIPVLTRGKPIRFKSEAGEICLKIRDCFAKGMSVNETYKVLKEHFKEDRPARQRRARNADPAPEQSAAFSAGVSQEYLERFFATAGQMMQGMAGLATAQAKAEHRLRKVETALEKLLEIEAENKAFFSRILERTAAPVIPGDAPEAAPEPAAEPTAEAAPQSAPEPKIRARKIVNVRGPEGDVASYALEQDDQPSPERPSDAFLGTPIVIRNDQGEFLGVPGRLPLAGFLSILVDETDGADANWTRKENTWIFTVTASDGDTHALHFTSTTTPRGNLVILLDRLDVNHTRTSPEFLQEFFRQVKDKA
- a CDS encoding sensor histidine kinase; amino-acid sequence: MREGSHVREICFYAVVLFGSTWLLMRMDAYESLHEWSRAHEHWELDELALTLFGILICLALFAFNRVRDLKKGAALLEDSRRDLAKAHEELRVLHQSRETFLTTACHELKSPLVGIVNALELMQLSGDDDERSELIELTWMAARKLGVLVDGVLEFSRQESLSLSRGVFSPAELIESVRDMSRLQARSEGLSVSAQVAEGTPALVYGSESVLRLVALNLVGNAVRYTERSGVRIELGYDHESGGELVLTVSDTGRGIPVDELETIFEPYETGSGGGNGFGLGLSIVKRSVERIQGTVSVDSTPGKGSRFTVRLPAAEAEHP